The following coding sequences are from one Perognathus longimembris pacificus isolate PPM17 chromosome 13, ASM2315922v1, whole genome shotgun sequence window:
- the LOC125361182 gene encoding olfactory receptor 2G3-like, with protein MDKIKTNFTVTEFIFLGLSSDPKTRMILFVIFLFFYVLSVVGNIIIITIIQLEPRLQTPMYFFLTNLSFLDVCYTSTNVPQMLSNMVGKKQTIPFSSCATQMYFSLSFGMIECVLLGVMAYDRYVAICHPLHYTVIMDQNTCIQLAAISWSSSFLSSMVINVLTLSLPYCGPNVLNHFFCEVPSVLRLACTDTSLTELVVFIFSIIIVFIPFLLIVISYVRILQSVLRMQSASGRYKALSTCASHLTVVALFYGTAIFMYMRPQSKSSRAGGKVIAVFYTVVTPMLNPLIYSLRNQDVKGALKRVLAKQRT; from the coding sequence atggacaaaataaaaacaaatttcacGGTGACTGAATTTATATTCCTGGGGCTTTCCTCTGACCCAAAGACACGGATGATTCTTTTTGTCATATTCTTATTCTTCTATGTGTTATCAGTGGTCGggaatatcatcatcatcactattatcCAGTTAGAGCCTCGTCTCCAAACAcctatgtacttcttcctcacAAATTTGTCCTTTCTGGATGTTTGCTACACATCTACCAATGTCCCCCAGATGCTGTCCAATATGGTGGGGAAAAAGCAGACCATCCCGTTCTCCAGCTGTGCCACCCAGATGTACTTCTCGCTTTCCTTTGGGATGATTGAATGTGTGCTCCTGGGTGTCATGGCATATGACAGATATGTAGCCATTTGCCATCCTCTTCATTACACTGTCATTATGGACCAAAACACCTGCATCCAGCTGGCAGCCATTTCTTGGTCCAGCAGCTTCCTGAGTTCCATGGTGATCAATGTCCTCACCCTGAGTTTGCCTTACTGTGGGCCCAATGTCCTGAATCACTTTTTCTGTGAGGTGCCTTCTGTCCTGAGGCTGGCTTGCACGGACACCTCCCTCACAGAGCTGGTTGTTTTTATCTTCAGTATCATCATTGTCTTTATCCCTTTCCTTCTCATTGTCATTTCCTATGTTCGGATCCTTCAGTCTGTTCTCAGGATGCAGTCAGCCTCTGGGAGGTACAAGGCACTATCTACCTGTGCCTCCCATTTGACGGTAGTGGCCTTGTTCTATGGGACCGCCATCTTCATGTACATGAGACCCCAGTCGAAGTCTTCTAGGGCAGGGGGCAAGGTCATCGCGGTGTTCTACACGGTGGTCACACCCATGCTCAATCCCTTAATCTACAGCCTGAGGAACCAGGACGTGAAAGGAGCTTTGAAGAGAGTTCTTGCAAAACAGAGGACATAG
- the LOC125362565 gene encoding olfactory receptor 1019: MNKENHSTVTEFIFMGITQDPHLQIIFFVVFLIVYLVNVVGNIGMIILIVTDTHLHTPMYIFLCNLSFVDLGYSSAIAPRMLADFLTKHKVIFFSSCATQFAFFVGFVDAECYVLAAMAYDRFVAICRPLYYTTLMSNRVCFVLMLGSYLAGLVSLVAHTSLTFSLDYCNSNIINHFFCEIPPLLALSCSDTYISEILLFSLCGFIEFSTILIILISYTFILMAIIRMRSTEGRLKAFSTCGSHLTGVTLFYGTVMFMYLRPTSSYSLDQDKWASVFYTVIIPMLNPLIYSLRNKDVKAAFKKLIRKSH, from the coding sequence ATGAATAAAGAGAACCACTCAACAGTGACTGAGTTTATCTTTATGGGTATCACTCAAGACCCTCACCTGCAAATCATCTTTTTTGTGGTCTTCCTCATCGTCTACCTGGTCAATGTGGTAGGAAACATTGGCATGATCATCCTGATTGTAACAGACACTCACCTTCACACTCCTATGTATATTTTCCTCTGCAACCTCTCCTTTGTGGACCTGGGTTACTCCTCAGCCATTGCTCCCAGGATGTTGGCTGATTTTCTAACAAAACACAAAGTCATCTTCTTCTCCAGCTGTGCTACTCAGTTTGCTTTCTTTGTGGGTTTCGTGGATGCTGAATGTTATGTCCTGGCtgccatggcctatgaccgctttGTGGCCATCTGCCGACCCCTTTACTATACCACTCTCATGTCCAACCgtgtctgctttgttctcatgctGGGCTCTTATCTGGCTGGTCTGGTGAGTTTAGTAGCCCACACTTCCCTCACGTTCAGCCTTGATTACTGCAATTCCAATATCATCAACCATTTCTTCTGTGAAATTCCACCACTCTTGGCCCTCTCATGCTCAGATACCTACATCAGTGAGATATTACTGTTCAGTCTTTGTGGCTTCATAGAATTCAGCACCATCCTCATCATCCTCATCTCTTATACCTTCATCCTCATGGCAATCATCAGGATGCGCTCCACTGAAGGTCGCCTTAAGGCTTTCTCCACCTGCGGGTCTCACCTGACAGGTGTCACTCTCTTCTATGGCACTGTCATGTTCATGTACCTGAGGCCAACATCCAGCTACTCTCTGGACCAAGACAAGTGGGCCTCTGTGTTCTACACTGTCATCATCCCCATGCTGAACCCCTTGATCTACAGTTTGCGGAACAAAGATGTGAAAGCTGCTTTCAAAAAACTCATTAGAAAAtctcactaa